In Brevibacillus brevis, a genomic segment contains:
- the phnE gene encoding phosphonate ABC transporter, permease protein PhnE — MKPEQSEAVHKKAALSPGNSFWANWGWVIGTGAVLIVGALVYTLVISWEALMAGDILENMSRIIGEMFPPDLSIIATLGQPIIDTLAMSVMATLLAVCIAFPLGFLAAETTTIHPTVRYLVKGLFNALRTIPELILAIIFVASVGFGILPGILALGLHSAGMLGKFYAEAIDKVDKGLIEAVEACGGSRFHVIVFGVIPQIISHCVDFSLYRWEYNFRASTVVGMIGAGGIGFQLMASLRILQYQEVLAILVAVFVMVQLVDAFGNAIRNKLIVRER, encoded by the coding sequence ATGAAACCGGAACAATCAGAAGCAGTCCACAAGAAAGCAGCTCTCTCGCCCGGAAACAGCTTCTGGGCGAACTGGGGCTGGGTGATCGGCACGGGAGCTGTCCTGATCGTCGGAGCGTTGGTCTATACCCTCGTGATCAGTTGGGAAGCGTTGATGGCAGGCGACATTCTGGAAAACATGTCCCGCATCATCGGCGAAATGTTTCCGCCCGATCTGTCGATTATCGCCACATTGGGCCAACCGATCATCGACACGTTGGCGATGAGTGTAATGGCTACCCTGCTTGCGGTTTGCATCGCCTTTCCGCTCGGCTTTCTCGCCGCGGAAACCACGACCATCCATCCGACAGTGCGGTATTTGGTCAAAGGGTTGTTCAATGCCTTGCGAACCATTCCTGAATTGATTTTGGCGATCATTTTTGTCGCTTCGGTTGGGTTTGGTATCCTGCCGGGAATTCTGGCCTTGGGCCTGCATTCAGCGGGGATGCTTGGGAAATTTTACGCCGAAGCCATTGACAAGGTGGACAAGGGACTGATAGAAGCGGTGGAAGCATGCGGCGGATCCCGTTTTCACGTCATCGTGTTTGGCGTGATTCCGCAGATTATCAGCCATTGCGTCGATTTCTCCCTGTACCGTTGGGAGTACAACTTTCGGGCATCAACCGTTGTAGGGATGATTGGAGCGGGTGGAATCGGCTTCCAACTGATGGCCTCCCTGCGGATCCTGCAGTATCAAGAGGTGTTGGCCATCCTGGTGGCCGTGTTTGTCATGGTTCAGCTTGTCGATGCGTTCGGAAACGCAATTCGAAACAAATTGATCGTGCGGGAGAGGTAA
- a CDS encoding NAD(P)-dependent oxidoreductase, giving the protein MKKPKVFISHWMPAIGVDMIRQHCEVDYYDGTVPLDKREFIARAADADALLVFVPDVIDAEILDHCPKVKVISSFGKGYDNIDVGACSRRGILVTINPDALTDSTADLAIGLLLALSRNILPGDAHVRRKAFAGWHATNLLGKDFHHSTLGIIGMGAIGEAIAARAKGFQTEMWYTDVQRFPEKEEKWGIRYTDLQSLLEQSDFVIVAVNLVPETYHLIGGDQLQRMKPGSCLINISRGSTVDEAAVARSLQAGHLGGYASDVFAFEDPSNPHRPGYIAEELLSRQTDTVFTPHIGTGTLQARDRLAVSSANQLLAALKGDRPTGAVNFQQVKELA; this is encoded by the coding sequence ATGAAGAAGCCAAAGGTGTTTATTTCGCATTGGATGCCGGCCATCGGCGTGGACATGATCCGGCAGCACTGCGAGGTTGACTACTACGACGGAACGGTTCCCCTGGACAAGAGGGAATTCATTGCCCGGGCAGCAGACGCGGACGCCCTGCTGGTTTTCGTACCGGATGTGATCGACGCAGAGATTTTGGACCATTGCCCCAAGGTAAAAGTGATCAGCAGCTTTGGAAAAGGGTATGACAACATCGATGTGGGAGCGTGTTCCAGGCGGGGCATCCTGGTTACCATCAATCCGGACGCCCTGACGGATTCCACGGCGGATTTGGCCATCGGTCTTCTGCTCGCCCTCTCGCGCAACATTTTGCCGGGAGACGCTCATGTCAGAAGAAAGGCTTTTGCCGGATGGCATGCCACCAACCTGCTGGGAAAGGATTTTCACCATTCCACGTTGGGGATTATTGGCATGGGGGCCATCGGAGAAGCGATTGCCGCCAGAGCCAAAGGATTTCAGACGGAGATGTGGTACACCGATGTGCAGCGTTTTCCGGAAAAGGAAGAGAAATGGGGGATTCGCTATACCGACCTCCAAAGTTTGCTGGAACAATCGGATTTTGTCATCGTCGCCGTCAATCTGGTGCCGGAAACCTATCATCTGATCGGCGGGGATCAGCTGCAGCGGATGAAGCCGGGCAGCTGTCTGATCAATATCAGCAGGGGATCCACCGTGGATGAGGCGGCCGTCGCCCGATCCCTGCAGGCCGGGCATCTGGGAGGATACGCGTCCGATGTGTTTGCGTTTGAAGATCCTTCGAACCCCCATCGTCCGGGGTATATCGCCGAGGAATTGCTGTCCCGCCAGACGGACACCGTCTTTACGCCCCATATCGGCACAGGAACCTTGCAGGCACGGGACCGTTTGGCGGTTTCCAGCGCCAATCAGCTGCTGGCCGCACTGAAAGGCGACCGTCCAACAGGTGCCGTCAATTTCCAGCAAGTCAAAGAGTTGGCTTAA
- a CDS encoding selenium metabolism-associated LysR family transcriptional regulator produces MNLDHLKVFYVAAKKRNFSQTAKSLHISQSSVSIQIRRLEEHLQTKLFERTTKSIRLTESGNLLFHYAERIFHLVENAEKEISLLSGALTGEVHIGASTTIGEHVLPYVLGRFKRDYPQVTIRMQINNSHQIINQLLDHEIQLGFIESSLRHPKLSYQPILDDELMVVCSRESPHPLLQNRESITPYELFSLPLILREPGSGTRQVIEETLVGLDLDPEKLHIVMELGNTEAVKAAVETGMGISILSRFALTRELKLGTLRIIPMKGMHFHRSFYLVSDKSKVLPSQTETFLHYIGKYFAS; encoded by the coding sequence ATGAATCTCGATCACTTGAAGGTATTTTACGTGGCGGCCAAGAAGCGGAATTTTTCGCAAACGGCCAAGTCCCTGCACATTTCCCAATCCTCCGTCAGCATCCAGATCCGGCGTCTGGAGGAACATCTGCAGACGAAACTTTTTGAGCGCACCACCAAGTCGATCCGGTTGACGGAATCCGGAAACCTCCTGTTTCATTACGCGGAGAGAATCTTTCACCTGGTGGAGAACGCCGAAAAGGAAATATCCCTTTTGTCCGGCGCTTTAACCGGCGAGGTCCACATCGGCGCGAGCACGACGATTGGCGAGCACGTGCTCCCCTATGTACTGGGCCGCTTCAAGAGGGATTATCCCCAAGTGACGATCCGTATGCAAATCAACAATTCCCATCAGATCATCAACCAGCTGCTGGACCACGAAATACAGCTGGGATTCATCGAGTCTTCGCTGCGCCACCCCAAGCTTTCCTACCAGCCCATTCTGGATGACGAACTGATGGTGGTTTGCTCACGGGAATCGCCCCATCCCTTGCTTCAAAACCGCGAATCCATCACCCCATACGAACTGTTTTCCCTCCCGCTAATTCTGCGGGAACCGGGGTCAGGGACGCGTCAGGTCATTGAAGAAACGCTGGTAGGGCTGGATCTTGATCCCGAGAAACTGCACATCGTGATGGAATTGGGAAATACGGAGGCGGTGAAGGCTGCCGTGGAAACAGGGATGGGGATCTCGATCCTGTCCCGGTTCGCCCTGACACGCGAATTGAAACTGGGGACGCTGCGGATCATTCCCATGAAAGGCATGCATTTTCACCGCTCCTTTTACCTGGTCAGCGACAAAAGCAAAGTGCTACCCAGCCAAACGGAAACGTTCCTGCACTATATCGGAAAGTATTTTGCATCCTGA
- a CDS encoding M20/M25/M40 family metallo-hydrolase → MLNCREQILALTEALVGVESVVNTKGEIDIARHLYQYLNTLPYFQENPDRLVLSRTGNDELERYNVLAFVKGTKRPSSKTVILMGHLDTVGIEDYNHLRDKACRPRPLMEALAREPLPELVRQQLESGEWYFGRGALDMKGGVASHLYLLRHYAEHPEELAGNLLFLAECDEEDSSHGVLSALKDLQKWRDEHGFEYIALINSDFVAPRYDGDPNRYIYKGTVGKLLPSFFITGYETHAGSAFEGLDPNFIAAELTRQISYNPDLCDEAYGEMPVPPVSLKQTDLKPTYTIQTALSAYVYFNFFIHSWSPKQVLQMLKEQAEIAFENALTLLRERHRRFCERSGQAWTELPWKTRVLVYEEMKKQLVEENGEAFLAHMKQFKEQLLEDKSLDVRMFAARVVEEEWKWMKDRSPAIILFYSSLYSPRIELVGRDEREQNLIHALERAVETVQPHYPHPIVTRHFFPFVCDMSFVSLSDDEEGIRAVAENNPAWGTKHFVNYQDVREIDVPCINIGPYGYDAHNRYERMEIPYSAEVVPNVTNEVIKELLT, encoded by the coding sequence ATGTTGAATTGCCGTGAACAGATTCTGGCTTTGACCGAAGCGTTGGTGGGTGTGGAAAGCGTTGTAAACACAAAGGGCGAAATCGACATCGCCCGCCATCTCTACCAATACCTGAATACGCTCCCCTATTTTCAGGAAAACCCTGACCGGCTTGTCCTCTCCCGTACAGGTAACGACGAGCTGGAGCGGTACAACGTTTTGGCATTTGTCAAAGGCACCAAGAGACCGAGCAGCAAGACGGTCATCCTGATGGGGCATCTCGATACGGTGGGGATCGAGGATTACAACCACCTGAGAGACAAGGCCTGCCGTCCGCGCCCCCTGATGGAAGCCTTGGCGCGGGAGCCTTTGCCGGAACTGGTCAGGCAGCAGCTGGAATCGGGGGAATGGTACTTCGGCCGCGGCGCGCTGGATATGAAGGGCGGTGTCGCCAGCCATCTCTACCTGCTGCGCCACTACGCCGAGCATCCGGAGGAATTGGCCGGCAATTTGCTGTTTTTGGCCGAGTGCGACGAGGAAGACAGTTCCCACGGTGTCCTGTCGGCACTAAAGGATTTGCAAAAATGGCGGGACGAGCACGGCTTCGAGTACATCGCCCTGATCAACTCCGACTTCGTCGCGCCGCGCTACGACGGCGATCCCAATCGCTATATCTACAAGGGGACCGTGGGCAAGCTGCTACCGTCGTTTTTCATCACCGGATATGAAACGCACGCAGGGTCGGCGTTTGAAGGACTTGACCCGAATTTCATCGCCGCCGAGCTCACGCGTCAAATCAGCTACAATCCCGATCTTTGCGACGAGGCGTACGGCGAAATGCCGGTGCCGCCAGTCTCCTTGAAGCAGACCGACCTCAAGCCCACCTACACGATCCAGACGGCATTGTCCGCTTATGTCTACTTCAATTTTTTCATCCACTCCTGGTCGCCGAAGCAAGTATTGCAGATGCTGAAGGAACAGGCGGAAATCGCCTTTGAGAACGCGCTCACGCTTCTTCGCGAACGCCATCGCCGTTTTTGCGAGCGGAGCGGGCAGGCCTGGACCGAACTGCCGTGGAAAACGCGCGTGCTCGTATACGAGGAGATGAAAAAACAGCTGGTGGAGGAGAACGGCGAGGCCTTCCTTGCCCATATGAAACAGTTCAAGGAGCAGCTGCTGGAAGACAAGAGCCTGGATGTCCGGATGTTCGCTGCCCGTGTCGTGGAGGAAGAATGGAAGTGGATGAAGGACAGGAGCCCGGCCATCATCCTGTTTTACTCTTCTCTCTACTCCCCCCGGATCGAGCTGGTGGGCAGGGATGAGCGGGAGCAAAATCTGATCCATGCGCTAGAGCGTGCTGTCGAGACCGTCCAACCGCATTATCCGCATCCCATCGTGACGCGTCATTTCTTTCCGTTCGTATGTGACATGAGCTTTGTATCCCTCTCCGACGATGAGGAAGGAATCCGGGCGGTTGCGGAAAACAATCCGGCTTGGGGGACGAAGCATTTCGTGAATTATCAGGATGTCCGCGAAATCGATGTCCCTTGCATCAATATCGGACCGTATGGATACGACGCGCACAATCGGTATGAGCGCATGGAGATTCCGTACTCGGCGGAAGTGGTGCCGAATGTGACGAATGAAGTGATCAAGGAACTGTTGACGTAA
- a CDS encoding excalibur calcium-binding domain-containing protein, translating into MWLRAGYRLALDRDRDGVACE; encoded by the coding sequence ATGTGGCTAAGAGCTGGGTATAGACTTGCTTTGGATCGGGATCGTGATGGAGTAGCGTGTGAATAA
- a CDS encoding helix-turn-helix transcriptional regulator has product MIKKNVSLSPPLPEDDTPGGRLRRARLDKNLLLVDLSARTGISVVSLRNAEQNKTTVTPPNLRKLSKALGVSIAFLGCFEDLPEETLGQRIKKARLYHGYTKKEFGKLMGVSSRMIWGWEKDEYLPSEKHTEILDSFLASLC; this is encoded by the coding sequence GTGATTAAGAAGAATGTTTCGTTATCGCCACCTTTACCCGAAGATGATACACCTGGAGGCAGACTCAGACGTGCTAGGTTAGACAAAAACTTGCTTCTTGTTGACCTATCTGCTAGGACAGGAATCAGCGTGGTATCGTTAAGGAATGCGGAACAAAACAAAACGACTGTCACCCCGCCCAATCTCAGAAAATTATCTAAAGCGCTCGGTGTTTCCATTGCGTTTCTTGGCTGTTTCGAGGATCTCCCGGAAGAGACACTTGGGCAACGGATAAAAAAAGCCCGTCTGTATCATGGATACACCAAAAAAGAGTTCGGGAAGTTAATGGGAGTAAGCTCACGGATGATTTGGGGATGGGAGAAAGATGAGTACCTTCCTTCAGAAAAACACACGGAAATACTGGATTCGTTTTTAGCTTCACTTTGCTAA
- a CDS encoding ATP-binding protein yields MDRIDIHLEVPRVPVEVLDSGGREEASAAILSRVEQARSRQVDRIPHRKDFPFNSGMTPSDIRKYVVLDQEGQKLLRMAFESMGLSARAYHRIVKVARTIADLAGSSEVRAEHVAEAIRYRAMERKVV; encoded by the coding sequence TTGGATCGAATCGACATCCACCTGGAGGTGCCCCGCGTACCGGTAGAGGTGCTGGACAGCGGGGGGCGCGAAGAGGCGTCTGCCGCTATCCTCAGCAGGGTGGAGCAGGCACGTTCCCGGCAAGTCGATCGTATTCCCCATCGAAAAGACTTTCCGTTCAACAGCGGCATGACACCGAGCGATATTCGCAAATACGTTGTCCTGGATCAGGAGGGGCAGAAATTGCTCCGCATGGCATTTGAATCCATGGGGTTAAGTGCTCGGGCGTACCACCGGATCGTCAAGGTGGCGAGGACAATCGCCGATTTGGCAGGCTCTTCAGAGGTACGGGCAGAGCACGTGGCGGAGGCGATTCGCTACCGGGCGATGGAGCGGAAGGTGGTGTAA
- the istB gene encoding IS21-like element helper ATPase IstB, giving the protein MKTLDQFEFSAIPSLNKPKLLQLARCEYIEKAENIMFIGNSGTGKTHLSIALGKEACHHGYSVQFWTAAKICNELMEAQSQKRILQLERQWLKTDLIILDEVGFVPLSRTGAELLFQFCAARYEKGSMIITSNLEFTEWTQIFKDEQMTSALVDRLTHRAHIFAMNGDSYRFKQSIQRS; this is encoded by the coding sequence ATGAAAACGCTCGATCAATTTGAATTCTCGGCGATTCCGTCCCTCAATAAGCCCAAATTGCTTCAACTGGCTCGTTGTGAGTACATCGAAAAGGCAGAGAACATCATGTTTATCGGAAACTCTGGCACTGGCAAAACTCATCTCTCCATTGCACTCGGGAAGGAAGCTTGCCATCATGGCTATTCCGTCCAGTTTTGGACTGCCGCTAAAATATGCAATGAGCTTATGGAAGCTCAGTCCCAAAAGCGAATTCTCCAGCTAGAGAGGCAATGGTTGAAAACAGATTTGATTATTTTGGATGAAGTCGGGTTTGTCCCTCTCAGTCGGACCGGGGCGGAGTTATTATTCCAATTTTGTGCGGCCCGCTATGAGAAAGGAAGCATGATCATTACCAGTAATCTGGAATTTACGGAATGGACACAGATTTTCAAAGATGAGCAAATGACGTCAGCCCTGGTTGATCGGCTTACCCATCGTGCCCACATCTTTGCAATGAATGGGGACAGTTATCGCTTTAAACAGAGCATTCAAAGATCGTGA
- a CDS encoding TnsD family Tn7-like transposition protein: protein MNERFPIPIPYPDELLYGVISRYHLRANNTSPKCTFKEVYGTKNVIPTIDLPSHIEAFSRRSMWHEMTADDWIKDHTFYPYYSPFLPKDRANRLKQLMKGPDGSGIHALVGITASTVDRSGDLRFCSQCYKEDIHQFGEPYWHRIHQLPGVWVCPVHRDVLHRMTYPVSDRYGLTVLPISKKMFGSVPIVANLSGKTINQLSDIARDIQALMQTNDLPVLYESRNIFLPRLRKQGYVTAGGRIRQQKLEEQFVICYGRELLEMLGSLPYGKDYTWLNLATRSARRAIHPLRQMLLIRFLYGSFNGFLEQSEVDDAPFGKGPWPCLNKAAEHYRTSIITDLRITRCTDTGRPVGTFTCECGFAYSRRGPDQSEEDKYRRGRIKSFGPVWMDKLQVHLREGISYRSMAALLGVDTNTVMKYAKGTVTTRNLEPALLESPRKSFKPVRSKGSKHTRVDWGKRDLELSWIVEEACRRMLSDRKNKPVRITISAIGKRIGKLSLLEKQKQKLPVTMAVLSGYLESTSQFQIRRVRWAAEQMAGEWPIKRWKLVKKAGLRPGYAQEVSDEIDRCIGQGAAINRIASAEVTPLWLH, encoded by the coding sequence ATGAATGAACGGTTTCCAATTCCAATTCCGTATCCAGATGAGCTCTTATACGGCGTGATCAGTCGGTATCACTTAAGGGCTAATAACACAAGTCCAAAATGCACGTTTAAAGAAGTGTATGGCACGAAGAATGTCATCCCGACAATTGACCTGCCAAGTCATATCGAGGCATTTTCGCGTAGAAGTATGTGGCATGAAATGACAGCCGATGATTGGATCAAAGACCACACTTTTTATCCGTATTATTCTCCCTTCTTGCCAAAGGATCGTGCCAATCGTTTAAAGCAACTCATGAAAGGGCCGGATGGTTCGGGGATACATGCACTTGTTGGGATTACCGCCAGTACAGTGGATAGGAGCGGTGATTTACGGTTCTGTTCACAATGCTATAAAGAAGATATCCATCAATTTGGGGAACCGTATTGGCACCGCATTCACCAGTTGCCGGGAGTATGGGTTTGTCCGGTTCATCGGGATGTTCTGCATCGGATGACATACCCGGTTTCAGATCGATATGGGTTGACCGTTCTCCCTATTTCGAAGAAGATGTTCGGCTCAGTACCGATTGTCGCCAACTTGTCAGGTAAAACAATCAATCAGCTTTCAGACATCGCAAGAGACATTCAGGCATTAATGCAAACCAACGATTTGCCAGTTCTTTATGAATCCAGGAACATATTTCTACCACGCTTACGGAAGCAAGGGTATGTAACCGCAGGCGGGCGTATTCGCCAGCAAAAACTTGAGGAACAGTTCGTCATTTGCTATGGGAGAGAGCTGCTGGAGATGCTGGGCAGCCTTCCATACGGTAAGGACTACACATGGCTGAATCTGGCGACAAGGTCCGCCCGGCGGGCGATTCATCCGCTGCGGCAGATGCTGCTGATCCGTTTTTTATACGGGTCATTCAATGGATTTTTAGAACAATCCGAGGTGGATGACGCACCCTTCGGTAAAGGGCCATGGCCATGTCTGAACAAAGCAGCGGAACATTATCGAACCTCAATAATAACGGACCTGCGCATTACGCGTTGTACAGATACCGGCCGGCCTGTAGGAACCTTTACTTGTGAATGCGGCTTCGCCTATTCAAGACGAGGACCGGATCAATCCGAAGAAGATAAATACCGCAGAGGGCGTATCAAATCGTTTGGTCCTGTTTGGATGGATAAGCTTCAGGTACATTTGCGAGAGGGCATTTCCTATCGTTCCATGGCAGCGTTATTGGGGGTTGATACGAATACAGTCATGAAGTACGCCAAAGGTACGGTGACAACACGCAACTTGGAACCTGCATTATTAGAGAGTCCAAGAAAATCTTTCAAACCTGTCCGATCCAAGGGATCTAAACATACACGAGTCGACTGGGGGAAACGTGATCTGGAGCTAAGTTGGATTGTCGAGGAAGCATGTAGAAGGATGTTATCCGATCGCAAAAATAAACCTGTCAGAATTACGATTTCAGCGATAGGCAAACGAATCGGGAAACTGAGTTTGCTAGAAAAGCAAAAACAAAAGCTCCCTGTAACGATGGCAGTCTTGTCCGGCTACCTTGAGTCTACATCTCAATTTCAAATTAGAAGAGTTCGATGGGCTGCTGAACAAATGGCTGGCGAATGGCCCATAAAACGGTGGAAACTTGTGAAAAAAGCCGGACTGCGACCAGGATATGCCCAAGAGGTATCTGATGAAATCGATCGTTGTATTGGACAAGGGGCTGCAATAAACCGAATTGCATCTGCTGAGGTGACACCATTATGGCTGCATTGA
- a CDS encoding Tn7-like element transposition protein TnsE, with product MAALTLRSWPFPDNQGVELFWFGSPFMDYKGNWRVRVAFRTETGDLKVVSYPWGTVPYLRMGQVYTNGVFDQIKPLEGIVHRITISSLDQGLMSNGFKLPKRLIDFRQNPELGLQKIIQFQFDGMIYCFPVFEFIRAMFINSRYLAYYLMQPHGLEMLIDNSDMRGTTLYFDLSFRVPAKLASESNARHLSWIYIDPAIRTMWDSVYQLMFNQAIKDSPQNPSARMKKGIPLGVELPAVGPLEFHVRGEQFNNYFLVKEILGIGGFKHPAEEIVFWHPSKKRRESISGDKQVRVTSGSENKDYILNDQSENARENTRQDVLEAPPTFMRFSNYPRVTTRREDVRHSHTGNDVIITSGRGGKNSGGLEEVSTQDSMVGGDTPPIDFQTLETIPITEAIGLESFFEMTQILKHVFPGHIRMSVLRIPPGKRFSVCPNGSRRTCAIVQADHGITTKFIVEVARPDDWSISTLILHPTPQISLKTVERDIKLLLEGLVQKGGHWDQNILNQCNGFNIEKVKHYQSDSVRDWAYRINGKLSG from the coding sequence ATGGCTGCATTGACATTGCGTTCATGGCCGTTTCCGGATAATCAGGGGGTTGAGTTATTTTGGTTCGGGTCCCCTTTCATGGACTACAAAGGGAATTGGAGAGTTCGAGTCGCATTTCGGACGGAAACCGGGGACTTGAAAGTTGTATCCTACCCATGGGGAACAGTACCTTATTTGCGCATGGGACAAGTCTACACCAACGGAGTATTTGATCAAATCAAGCCATTGGAAGGCATTGTACATAGAATAACGATAAGCAGCTTGGATCAAGGTTTGATGAGCAATGGGTTTAAATTGCCCAAGCGTTTGATTGACTTCCGTCAAAATCCGGAGCTTGGGCTTCAGAAAATTATTCAGTTTCAGTTTGACGGGATGATTTATTGCTTTCCAGTGTTCGAATTCATTCGAGCCATGTTTATTAACTCCAGGTATTTGGCGTATTATTTAATGCAGCCGCACGGTCTGGAAATGTTGATCGATAACAGCGATATGAGAGGAACAACTCTGTATTTTGATTTGAGTTTTCGTGTACCGGCCAAATTGGCAAGCGAAAGTAACGCACGTCACCTATCCTGGATTTACATCGATCCCGCTATTCGTACCATGTGGGATTCCGTTTATCAATTGATGTTTAATCAAGCGATCAAGGACTCGCCTCAGAATCCGAGCGCCAGAATGAAGAAGGGAATTCCGCTTGGCGTTGAGCTCCCGGCTGTTGGTCCTCTTGAGTTTCACGTTCGAGGAGAACAATTCAATAACTACTTCTTGGTGAAAGAAATTCTCGGCATTGGCGGTTTTAAGCATCCGGCGGAAGAAATCGTCTTTTGGCACCCATCGAAGAAACGCCGTGAGTCGATTTCAGGAGATAAACAAGTTCGAGTTACGTCCGGATCTGAAAATAAAGACTACATATTGAATGATCAAAGCGAAAATGCCAGGGAAAACACGCGGCAAGATGTATTGGAGGCCCCTCCTACGTTTATGCGTTTCTCCAATTATCCGAGAGTTACTACTCGTCGAGAGGATGTGAGGCATTCCCATACCGGCAACGACGTGATCATCACCTCCGGGAGAGGCGGGAAGAACTCAGGAGGATTAGAGGAAGTAAGCACACAGGATTCAATGGTCGGCGGTGATACGCCTCCTATCGATTTTCAGACGCTTGAAACTATACCAATTACAGAGGCTATCGGTCTTGAATCTTTTTTCGAAATGACTCAAATCTTGAAGCATGTCTTTCCCGGTCATATCCGGATGTCTGTGCTCAGGATTCCTCCCGGCAAAAGATTTTCTGTATGTCCAAACGGTTCCCGACGAACATGTGCGATCGTACAGGCGGATCATGGTATCACGACTAAGTTTATTGTCGAAGTGGCCCGGCCGGATGATTGGTCCATTTCGACATTGATCCTCCACCCAACCCCGCAGATTTCACTAAAGACAGTTGAGCGTGATATTAAGTTACTCCTTGAAGGGCTTGTTCAAAAAGGCGGTCACTGGGATCAGAACATTTTAAACCAATGCAACGGCTTCAATATCGAAAAGGTTAAACATTATCAGAGTGACTCAGTTAGGGATTGGGCGTATCGGATAAACGGGAAATTATCCGGCTAG